Below is a genomic region from Pseudoruegeria sp. SHC-113.
ATCCACCGTCGAGAGGCTCACCCGCCCCTCCAGCCGCAGATCGCGCCCCTTGATCCGCCGCTCGGCCTCCTGCAGTTCCGCCCGCGCCCGGCTCGCAGCCGCAAGCAGCGCCTCTCCGGCCGTCGTGGGCACCATGCCCTCGCTTCCGCGAAAGAAAAGCTCCGCGCCGTAGTAGTGCTCCAGATCGGCCAGCCGCCGCGCAACGGTCGTATGGGCCACGCCCAGCAAGCGCGCCGCCGCCGACAGGCTGCGCCCCTGCCCCAAGGCCGAGACAACCGCCAGATCACGCTCTCCGGGGGTGAACATTTTTGCACATCCAAACTGCCTAATCGTGAATTGAATGTGCGAATTCGTTCAGCATCCTGTCAAGCATCCCAATCAAAGGCAGGACATCATGGAACTCTTCGCGCTTCTCGGCATCGGCATGCTCACCTTCCTCGCGGCCGCCGTACAGCACCTCTACACCGTCCGCCTGCGCGGGGTGGTCTTCGTGATGACCGACAGGTCCGAGCCCCTAGGCGACGCAGGTTTCGCGGGCCGCGCCGCGCGGGCCCTGCGCAACACGGTGGAGTCGGCGGCCATGTACGCGCCTGCAGCCACGGCGCTTGTGCTTTCCGGCGGGCAAACGCCACTGACAAGCGCTGCAGCAGGGGCCTATCTGCTGGCGCGCTGCGGCTTCCTTCTGGCCTATTGGGTCGGGCTCAACCGGCTGCGCTCCGGCTGTTGGGCCATCGGCATGGCCGCCATCCTGCTCACCTATGCGGCCACGGCTTTCGCGCTCACGTAACCGTGCGCGGCGCAATCGGCGATTGCAATCGCGGCAGGGGGCCATAGGTAAAGGCCATCCCCGCAAGGGCCGACATCAGGAAGGATACTCACATGAGCACCGACAGCTACACGCCCCCCAAGGTCTGGACCTGGGAGCCCGGCAACGGCGGCCAGTTCGCCAATATCAACCGCCCCATCGCCGGCGCGACCCACGACAAAGAGCTGCCCGTCGGCAAGCACCCGTTCCAGCTTTACTCGCTGGCCACGCCCAACGGCGTGAAAGTGACGGTGCTGTTTGAAGAGCTGCTGGAGGCGGGCGTGCGCGAGGCCGAATACGACGCCTGGCTGATCAAGATCAACGAGGGCGATCAGTTCGGCTCAGGCTTCGTGGACGTGAACCCCAACTCCAAAATCCCCGCCCTGATGGACCGCTCCGGCGACACGCCCGTGCGGGTGTTTGAATCCGGCGCGATCCTGCTGCATCTGGCCGAGAAATTCGGGAAGTTCCTCCCTGAAGATCCCGCCAAGCGGCCTGAGCTGCTGTCGTGGCTGTTCTGGCAGATGGGCTCCGCGCCCTATCTGGGTGGCGGCTTTGGCCATTTCTACGCCTATGCGCCGGAGAAATGGCAATACCCGATCGACCGTTTCGCCATGGAGGCCAAGCGCCAGCTCGACGTGCTGGACAGGCATCTGGCCAACAACAGTTTCATGACGGGCGATGAGTACACCATCGCCGATATCGCGATCTGGTCGTGGTACGGCCAGTTGGCCCTTGGCCGGCTCTACAATGCCGCCGAGTTCCTTGACGTAGAGAGCTACAAGAACGTGCAACGCTGGGCCAAGACCATCGACGCCCGCCCGGCCGTAAAGCGAGGCCGCATGGTCAACCGCGGCTGGGGCGAGCCGCAGGAGCAGCTTCACGAACGCCACGACGCCAGCGATTTCGAAACGAAGACCCAGGACAAGCTCGAAGAGGCGTAAAATCAGCCCTCGGACAAAGGAAAAGGCACCCTTTCCGGGGTGCCTTTATTGTTGGAGCCCCTCTTTGCCGGCACCGCCGGCCAGCCCCCGACCCTCCCCATGGGAGGGGGCTTCACCCCTACCCAGGGCCGGGGGCCTGCCTCAATTTCTCTAAAGAGGCCTATTTCTCAAACGTGATGATCACCTCGCCGATTGTCACGCCGAAGCGTTCCATGTAGGCGCGGTTCAGAAGGCGGTCCTCGCTCAGAAGCCACATCCAGTCGTCAAAGGTCACGCGCAGGGTGCCGTCGGGCACCGGCAGATCGATGGTGTAGCCCCAGCGGAAGGTATCGCCGCGCTCTTCGCCCTTGGCCACGCCGATCACACCGGGGGCCGTGCCTTCCCATGTCTGATCACCGGTCTTGCGCAGCGTCCAGATGCGCTGCTCGGTGCTGCCGTCCTCATAGACGAAATCCTCCACGAGCTTCAGCCATTCGCCATCCCACGTGCCGGTGATGTCCACTTCAAACCGGCGACGCACGGTGCCGAAGCGATCCTGAAACTGCCCGTAGGCGCGTGTTTCGCCCGCGAAGAATTCTTCAAGGTTTAACTCCCGGTCGCTCAAGGCGCGATCATCGAGCGAGGGCCGCCCGGTACAGGCCGCAAGCACAAACAGGGCGGAGAAAAGGGCGAGAAGGCGAAGCATGGGGTCTTCCTTTGTGTCAGCGTCTTTGAAGGGAGTACGGCCCAGCCTCGGTTTCGGATGTATTGGCGTTGGCCGAGGCTATCACACAGCCCGCACACCCCTTGCCCGCAAGGCCGATCTGCTCTATCGCAGCGGCCATGCTCGACGATCTCGATGATATCCACCCGCTCTTTGCCGGTGCGCCCTCCACCACGGAGTTCAAGAAGCTCCGCAAACGCATCGTGCGCTATGCGCGCGAGGCG
It encodes:
- a CDS encoding MAPEG family protein codes for the protein MELFALLGIGMLTFLAAAVQHLYTVRLRGVVFVMTDRSEPLGDAGFAGRAARALRNTVESAAMYAPAATALVLSGGQTPLTSAAAGAYLLARCGFLLAYWVGLNRLRSGCWAIGMAAILLTYAATAFALT
- the yghU gene encoding glutathione-dependent disulfide-bond oxidoreductase yields the protein MSTDSYTPPKVWTWEPGNGGQFANINRPIAGATHDKELPVGKHPFQLYSLATPNGVKVTVLFEELLEAGVREAEYDAWLIKINEGDQFGSGFVDVNPNSKIPALMDRSGDTPVRVFESGAILLHLAEKFGKFLPEDPAKRPELLSWLFWQMGSAPYLGGGFGHFYAYAPEKWQYPIDRFAMEAKRQLDVLDRHLANNSFMTGDEYTIADIAIWSWYGQLALGRLYNAAEFLDVESYKNVQRWAKTIDARPAVKRGRMVNRGWGEPQEQLHERHDASDFETKTQDKLEEA
- a CDS encoding DUF3833 domain-containing protein — its product is MLRLLALFSALFVLAACTGRPSLDDRALSDRELNLEEFFAGETRAYGQFQDRFGTVRRRFEVDITGTWDGEWLKLVEDFVYEDGSTEQRIWTLRKTGDQTWEGTAPGVIGVAKGEERGDTFRWGYTIDLPVPDGTLRVTFDDWMWLLSEDRLLNRAYMERFGVTIGEVIITFEK